The proteins below are encoded in one region of Lactuca sativa cultivar Salinas chromosome 3, Lsat_Salinas_v11, whole genome shotgun sequence:
- the LOC111886517 gene encoding cytochrome P450 86A22 — protein MDSSTWWLILSGMVAYVIWFKSITRSLSGPRVWPVLGSLPGLIQNANRMHDWIADNLRACGGTYQTCISPIPFLARKQGLVTVTCDPKNLEHILKAKFDNYPKGPTWQAVFHDLLGEGIFNSDGDTWLFQRKTAALEFTTRTLRQAMARWVNRAIKLRFCPLLKTAQLENKPVDLQDLLLRLTFDNICGLAFGMDPQTLSPGLPENSFASAFDRATEATLQRFILPESIWKLKKMLGLGMEVDLSQSLNHVDTYLTAVINTRKLELLNKVGADGGTPHDDLLSRFMKKKESYSDTFLQHVALNFILAGRDTSSVALSWFFWLVIRNPRVEMKILTELCAVLIETRGSDTSKWLEEPLGFEEVDQLTYLKAALTETLRLYPSVPEDSKHVAADDILPDGTVVPAGSSVTYSIYSTGRMKFIWGEDVLEFRPERWLTDDGKKFEIMKDQFRFVSFNAGPRICLGKDLAYLQMKSIAAAVLLRHRLSVVPGHRVEQKMSLTLFMKYGLKVKLHPRDLAPIVAKIGSTGIARDRESMNC, from the coding sequence ATGGATTCGTCTACGTGGTGGCTTATTTTATCTGGTATGGTAGCGTATGTGATATGGTTCAAGTCAATCACACGGTCGTTAAGTGGTCCACGTGTGTGGCCTGTTTTGGGCAGTTTGCCAGGCTTAATCCAGAACGCTAATCGTATGCATGATTGGATCGCTGATAATCTTCGTGCGTGTGGAGGCACTTACCAAACCTGTATTTCTCCCATCCCTTTTCTAGCACGGAAGCAAGGTCTCGTGACTGTCACGTGCGATCCCAAAAACCTTGAACATATTCTCAAGGCTAAATTCGATAATTACCCAAAGGGCCCGACTTGGCAAGCTGTTTTCCATGATCTACTTGGTGAAGGGATCTTTAACTCCGATGGTGACACGTGGCTTTTCCAGCGTAAGACTGCTGCACTGGAGTTCACCACCCGGACCCTCAGACAAGCCATGGCTCGTTGGGTAAACCGAGCTATCAAACTTAGGTTTTGTCCCCTTTTAAAAACAGCTCAGCTTGAAAACAAGCCGGTTGACTTACAAGACCTTTTGCTTCGGCTCACTTTCGATAACATATGCGGCTTGGCTTTCGGAATGGACCCACAAACTTTATCCCCCGGTTTACCGGAAAATAGCTTCGCATCGGCTTTTGACCGAGCCACTGAAGCCACCCTGCAACGCTTTATCTTGCCGGAGAGTATATGGAAGCTGAAGAAAATGCTTGGGCTCGGTATGGAGGTTGACTTGAGCCAAAGCTTAAACCACGTGGACACCTATCTGACAGCTGTCATTAATACACGTAAGCTGGAGTTGCTGAATAAGGTCGGCGCCGACGGTGGCACCCCCCATGATGACTTGCTCTCTCGgttcatgaagaagaaagagTCATACTCAGACACGTTCCTACAGCATGTGGCACTCAATTTCATCTTAGCTGGACGTGACACGTCATCAGTGGCGTTGAGCTGGTTTTTTTGGCTCGTAATTAGAAATCCCAGAGTCGAAATGAAAATCTTGACAGAGCTGTGTGCAGTTTTAATAGAGACACGTGGCAGTGACACGAGTAAATGGTTAGAGGAGCCTTTGGGCTTCGAAGAAGTTGACCAATTGACATATCTGAAAGCAGCATTAACGGAGACACTCCGGCTATACCCATCGGTTCCGGAGGACTCCAAGCACGTCGCGGCCGATGACATCCTACCAGACGGCACGGTTGTTCCGGCTGGTTCCTCCGTCACTTATTCAATTTACTCCACTGGTCGGATGAAATTCATCTGGGGAGAAGACGTTCTCGAGTTCCGGCCGGAGCGGTGGTTAACCGACGACGGTAAAAAGTTCGAGATCATGAAGGATCAATTCCGATTTGTCTCATTCAACGCCGGACCCAGAATTTGTTTAGGCAAGGACTTGGCATACTTACAAATGAAGTCGATAGCGGCAGCTGTATTGCTCCGCCACCGCCTCTCGGTGGTTCCCGGCCACCGTGTAGAGCAAAAGATGTCACTAACTCTGTTTATGAAATACGGTCTTAAAGTGAAACTCCACCCACGGGATTTGGCACCCATAGTGGCCAAAATCGGTAGCACGGGGATAGCACGTGATCGAGAGTCGATGAAttgttaa